Proteins co-encoded in one Callospermophilus lateralis isolate mCalLat2 chromosome 2, mCalLat2.hap1, whole genome shotgun sequence genomic window:
- the Rpl27a gene encoding large ribosomal subunit protein uL15 has translation MHHHRINFDKYHPGYFGKVGMRHYHLKRNQSFCPTVNLDKLWTLVSEQTRVNAAKNKTGAAPIIDVVRSGYYKVLGKGKLPKLPVIVKAKFFSRRAEEKIKGVGGACVLVA, from the exons ATGCATCACCACAGGATTAACTTCGACAAATA TCACCCAGGTTACTTTGGGAAAGTTGGTATGAGGCATTACCACTTAAAGAGGAACCAGAGTTTCTGCCCAACTGTCAACCTTGATAAATTGTGGACATTGGTCAGTGAACAGACACGAGTAAATGCTGCCAAAAATAAGACGGGAGCTGCTCCCATAATTGATGTAGTCCGATCG GGTTACTACAAAGTTTTGGGGAAGGGAAAGCTCCCAAAGCTGCCTGTCATCGTGAAGGCCAAATTCTTCAGCAGAAGAGCTGAGGAGAAGATTAAGGGTGTTGGGGGTGCCTGTGTTCTGGTGGCTTAA